A single window of Acidobacteriota bacterium DNA harbors:
- a CDS encoding molybdopterin-dependent oxidoreductase, with amino-acid sequence MATPRTIRTVCPRNCYCTCGMLVTLDERDRIVRIEGDPANPATGGHVCLKGLSYARRVNFRDRLLTPMRRRPSGEGFEPVAWDDALGEITERLTRIRTTHGPSSVLYYEGSGSHGALSRLSMAFWRQFGGCTTTYGDLCWPAGLEATRLTYGANIHNHPRLTRDSRFILIWGHNPAETNIHQWRLILDAQERGAIVAVVDPRSTDTTDAADIHLQPRPGTDAALALGLARIIVDAGLHDAAFLGAHAAGFEQYRARLADYPTERVADITGLDPAAIRDLALAYARTRPALLIAGFGLQRHHRAGQTMRAVALLPAVTGNVGVAGGGWQYANLASHCLRELPLPPEPAGMRAIPVSQLARHLETQTAPPIRAAWIERGNPGRQNPAAPRVRAALSSLDLVVVVDQFMTPTAACADFVLPAKSLFEEEDLVTAYWHPYLQWRAKILEPPGQVKPETEIWRLMCERFGYDTSWFPVDKLAYLRELLPAGHESALEALMDRPLDLSEHGDVAFADWHFPTPSGKIQFASEEAGDLWGVGAVPEYAHLDEGHASALADRLPLQLLSCKTRDRIHSQFGNLDWVREVERPHVLDINPHDASVRGITDGARVAVWNDRGRIELAARVTPGIRPGVVHILEGWCHEGDPDVNALTGEGITDMNHGATFYECLVDVVHV; translated from the coding sequence ATGGCCACGCCGCGGACGATCCGCACGGTGTGCCCGCGCAACTGCTACTGCACGTGCGGGATGCTCGTCACCCTCGACGAGCGTGACCGGATCGTGCGGATTGAGGGCGATCCGGCCAACCCGGCCACCGGCGGTCATGTATGCCTCAAGGGGCTAAGCTACGCCCGGCGTGTGAATTTCCGCGATCGACTGCTCACACCGATGCGCCGGCGCCCGAGTGGTGAGGGTTTCGAACCGGTCGCGTGGGACGATGCCCTCGGCGAGATCACCGAGCGATTGACGCGCATCCGTACGACCCACGGACCGTCGAGCGTCTTGTACTACGAAGGCTCCGGATCCCATGGCGCGCTCAGTAGGCTCTCGATGGCCTTCTGGCGGCAGTTTGGCGGGTGCACCACGACGTACGGAGACCTGTGCTGGCCAGCCGGCCTCGAAGCCACGCGGTTGACCTACGGCGCCAACATCCACAATCACCCGCGCCTTACACGCGACAGCCGTTTCATTCTGATCTGGGGCCACAACCCGGCCGAAACCAATATCCACCAGTGGCGGCTGATTCTGGACGCGCAGGAGCGCGGCGCCATCGTAGCCGTCGTTGATCCGCGCAGCACCGATACGACCGACGCCGCCGACATCCACCTGCAGCCGCGCCCGGGAACCGACGCGGCGCTGGCGCTGGGGCTCGCCCGCATCATCGTGGATGCCGGCCTGCACGATGCGGCGTTTCTCGGCGCGCATGCCGCAGGCTTTGAGCAGTACCGCGCGCGCCTCGCCGACTATCCCACGGAGAGGGTCGCTGACATCACGGGGCTCGACCCGGCAGCGATTCGCGATCTCGCGCTGGCCTATGCGCGGACCCGTCCAGCGTTGCTCATCGCCGGCTTCGGATTGCAGCGTCACCATCGCGCCGGCCAGACGATGAGAGCCGTCGCGTTGTTGCCGGCCGTCACTGGCAATGTGGGGGTGGCGGGCGGTGGCTGGCAATACGCCAACCTGGCAAGCCATTGTCTGCGCGAATTGCCGCTGCCGCCCGAGCCCGCCGGGATGCGAGCCATCCCGGTGTCGCAGCTGGCCCGCCATCTGGAAACGCAGACTGCTCCCCCCATCCGGGCCGCGTGGATTGAACGCGGCAATCCGGGCAGGCAAAACCCGGCCGCCCCGCGGGTACGGGCTGCCCTCTCGTCGCTCGACCTGGTGGTCGTGGTCGATCAGTTCATGACGCCGACGGCCGCGTGCGCCGACTTTGTGCTGCCGGCCAAATCACTGTTCGAAGAGGAGGATCTCGTCACCGCGTATTGGCATCCGTATCTGCAGTGGCGCGCGAAAATTCTCGAGCCTCCCGGCCAGGTGAAGCCCGAGACCGAGATCTGGCGACTGATGTGCGAGCGATTCGGGTACGACACGTCGTGGTTCCCAGTGGACAAGCTCGCCTACCTGCGCGAGTTGCTCCCGGCAGGCCACGAGTCAGCGCTCGAGGCCCTGATGGACCGGCCTCTGGATCTGTCGGAACATGGTGACGTCGCGTTCGCCGATTGGCACTTTCCGACGCCATCGGGGAAGATACAGTTTGCCTCCGAGGAGGCCGGGGACTTGTGGGGCGTCGGGGCCGTGCCGGAGTATGCACATCTTGACGAGGGCCATGCCTCGGCGCTGGCGGACCGTCTCCCGCTGCAGCTCCTCTCGTGCAAGACGCGCGATCGGATCCACTCGCAGTTCGGCAATCTCGACTGGGTGCGCGAAGTCGAGCGGCCGCACGTGCTCGACATCAATCCGCACGATGCGTCAGTACGTGGCATCACCGACGGCGCCCGTGTTGCCGTGTGGAACGATCGCGGCCGGATCGAGCTCGCGGCGCGCGTGACGCCGGGCATCAGGCCTGGCGTCGTGCACATCCTTGAAGGCTGGTGCCACGAGGGCGATCCCGATGTGAACGCGCTCACCGGCGAAGGCATCACCGACATGAACCACGGCGCGACCTTCTACGAGTGCCTGGTCGACGTGGTGCACGTATGA
- a CDS encoding 4Fe-4S dicluster domain-containing protein: protein MSGAGFLVDLHRCVGCGSCVLACRIENGRTDELSWRRVLPLNLRRHPGGPTYFLSVACHHCDEPACLRGCPSRAYEKRADGVVLHHDDRCLGCRYCEMTCPFGTPTYDEERGVVSKCHLCVQRLDQGLAPACVAACPTEALRYQGPGAAASADARAGVPGFIDPAGCRPNIRFTPPRGARRVVLFAALEEVMRR, encoded by the coding sequence ATGAGCGGCGCGGGATTCCTCGTCGACCTGCATCGGTGCGTCGGATGCGGCTCGTGCGTGCTCGCGTGCCGAATCGAGAACGGTCGAACCGACGAGCTGTCATGGCGGCGCGTGCTGCCGCTCAATCTGCGGCGGCACCCGGGAGGACCCACGTATTTCCTGTCGGTCGCGTGTCACCACTGCGATGAGCCCGCGTGCCTGCGAGGTTGCCCGTCCCGCGCGTACGAGAAACGGGCGGATGGCGTGGTGCTGCATCACGACGATCGCTGCCTGGGCTGCCGCTACTGCGAGATGACCTGCCCGTTCGGCACGCCGACATACGACGAGGAGCGGGGCGTCGTCTCGAAGTGTCACCTGTGCGTGCAGCGGCTCGACCAGGGACTAGCGCCGGCGTGCGTCGCCGCGTGTCCGACCGAGGCGTTGCGGTACCAGGGGCCGGGAGCCGCGGCGAGCGCTGATGCGCGGGCGGGCGTGCCGGGATTCATAGATCCGGCCGGCTGCAGGCCGAACATCAGGTTTACACCGCCGAGAGGTGCGCGACGCGTGGTGTTGTTCGCGGCGCTTGAGGAGGTGATGCGGCGATGA
- a CDS encoding dimethyl sulfoxide reductase anchor subunit — protein MTQSSGHMPLVWFTSLAIGGAGLIAAAAWRLPADLASQATALAVGAVALGAGILVSMLHLGRKSRALLAARGAGRSALSHEVLLAGATLASALALLAMYWQASPYVWAKFAAATTASLFLLSIGRVYRLGGQRTWRGPTVLVPLTTGLVCGEMFLQVIGNASIREISVAFWIIPIDAMVFASRWWTLARTASAGTPRRVDANRLHNLSAARLLIFDVIPLVLLDMNAAGLAMIAVVMGLALDRWLFYALADQHTTEAELARVEAIIERESRIG, from the coding sequence ATGACCCAATCGTCTGGACACATGCCGCTCGTGTGGTTCACCAGCCTGGCCATCGGCGGGGCCGGCCTCATCGCCGCCGCCGCGTGGCGCCTACCTGCGGATCTCGCGTCGCAGGCGACTGCGCTGGCGGTGGGCGCGGTCGCGCTGGGCGCCGGTATTCTGGTCTCGATGCTCCATCTCGGCCGGAAGTCGCGCGCCCTGCTGGCCGCGCGCGGCGCGGGCCGCAGTGCCCTCAGTCACGAAGTCCTTCTGGCGGGGGCGACCCTCGCGTCGGCCCTGGCGCTTCTGGCGATGTACTGGCAGGCCTCTCCCTATGTGTGGGCCAAGTTCGCGGCGGCCACAACCGCGAGCCTGTTTCTCCTTTCGATCGGACGTGTGTATCGACTGGGGGGACAGCGGACGTGGCGCGGCCCGACCGTTCTGGTGCCCCTGACAACCGGGCTCGTGTGCGGCGAAATGTTCCTGCAGGTGATTGGCAACGCGTCGATCAGAGAGATCAGCGTGGCGTTCTGGATCATCCCCATCGACGCCATGGTGTTTGCCTCTCGGTGGTGGACTTTGGCCCGCACTGCTTCGGCGGGCACGCCGCGACGTGTTGACGCCAACCGACTGCACAATCTCTCAGCCGCGCGCCTGCTCATCTTCGACGTCATCCCGCTCGTGCTCCTCGACATGAACGCGGCCGGTCTTGCCATGATCGCGGTTGTGATGGGACTGGCGCTCGATCGATGGCTCTTCTATGCGCTCGCGGACCAGCATACGACGGAGGCCGAGCTCGCCCGCGTCGAGGCGATTATCGAACGCGAATCTCGAATCGGATAA
- a CDS encoding substrate-binding domain-containing protein: MIVRRAHLRGAVIGLLLIATSAPVVGRAGVQGGESKPVLRLATTTSTADTGLLSALLPDFERQCGCRVDVVAVGTGQALGLGRRGDVDVLLVHAREAEDAFIAEGHATRRDDVMYNDFVIVGPAADPAGIGKTKLAVEAFKAIGKANAAFASRGDKSGTHTKELALWKSAGLAPTRKMSWYLSVGQGMGETLTFASERQAYTLSDRATWLAMRGKLTGLRLLFGGETLAANPDRDLRNDYGIIAIGQTRHPFVQAALAARFVEWILSKPTQDRIGAFGVDRVGQPLFYPNSHRRPNTRDAGQVTSITVR; the protein is encoded by the coding sequence ATGATCGTGCGTCGTGCTCACCTGAGAGGAGCGGTCATCGGACTCCTGCTCATCGCAACGTCGGCACCAGTTGTCGGCCGCGCCGGCGTCCAGGGCGGCGAGTCGAAGCCCGTGTTGCGCCTGGCCACCACCACCAGCACGGCCGACACGGGCCTGCTGAGCGCGCTGCTGCCCGATTTCGAGCGCCAGTGCGGCTGTCGCGTGGATGTGGTGGCCGTCGGCACGGGTCAGGCACTCGGACTCGGACGGCGCGGCGACGTGGACGTCCTGCTGGTACACGCGCGCGAGGCCGAGGACGCGTTTATCGCCGAAGGCCACGCCACGCGTCGCGACGACGTGATGTACAACGACTTCGTCATCGTCGGGCCGGCTGCCGATCCGGCGGGGATCGGAAAGACGAAGCTGGCCGTCGAGGCGTTCAAGGCCATCGGCAAGGCGAACGCAGCATTCGCGAGCCGCGGCGACAAGTCGGGCACGCACACGAAGGAACTCGCGCTCTGGAAGTCGGCCGGTCTCGCGCCCACCAGGAAAATGTCCTGGTACCTGTCGGTCGGCCAGGGCATGGGCGAAACGCTGACATTTGCGAGCGAGCGTCAGGCGTACACGCTGAGCGATCGCGCCACATGGCTCGCGATGCGCGGCAAACTGACCGGGCTCCGGTTGCTGTTTGGCGGCGAGACGCTGGCGGCCAATCCTGATCGCGATCTGCGCAACGACTACGGCATCATCGCCATCGGCCAGACCCGACATCCGTTCGTGCAGGCGGCGTTGGCGGCGCGCTTCGTCGAATGGATTCTCTCAAAGCCGACACAGGACCGCATCGGCGCCTTCGGCGTCGATAGGGTTGGCCAGCCGCTGTTCTACCCGAACTCGCACAGGCGGCCGAACACGCGCGACGCCGGCCAGGTGACGTCGATCACCGTGCGCTGA
- a CDS encoding ABC transporter permease: MALTFRVTGIALLLATIVGVPIGAALGLARFPGRRLVTLVLYTGMGLPPVVVGLFVYVAFSRSGPLGDLGWLFTPAAMIAAQTIIAFPLVAALTMSAVDGVDRDLRLQVRALGATRWQLAWTVLREARIGVTAAIVAAFGGIISEVGAVMLVGGNIEGQTRVLTTAIMLYARQGDFALAMALGLILIALALAANAVLLQLQGRSR, from the coding sequence GTGGCCCTCACCTTCCGCGTGACCGGCATTGCGCTGCTCCTGGCGACCATCGTCGGCGTGCCCATCGGCGCCGCCCTCGGTCTCGCGCGCTTTCCGGGCCGCCGCCTCGTGACGCTCGTGCTCTACACCGGGATGGGACTGCCGCCCGTCGTCGTCGGGTTGTTCGTCTACGTGGCGTTCTCGAGAAGCGGCCCGCTTGGCGATCTCGGGTGGCTGTTCACACCCGCCGCCATGATTGCGGCGCAGACCATCATTGCGTTTCCGCTAGTGGCTGCGCTCACGATGAGCGCGGTGGACGGCGTCGATCGGGACCTGCGCCTGCAGGTCCGTGCGCTGGGCGCCACGCGGTGGCAACTGGCCTGGACCGTGCTCCGCGAGGCCCGCATCGGCGTCACGGCCGCGATCGTGGCGGCGTTTGGCGGGATCATCTCGGAGGTGGGCGCGGTCATGTTGGTCGGCGGGAACATCGAGGGCCAGACGCGGGTGCTGACGACCGCGATCATGCTGTATGCGCGCCAGGGCGACTTCGCCCTCGCCATGGCGCTTGGCCTCATCCTCATCGCGCTCGCGCTGGCCGCTAATGCCGTCCTGCTTCAACTCCAGGGGCGGTCGCGATGA
- a CDS encoding ATP-binding cassette domain-containing protein, protein MSGTGPAYRITDLRHRYGSRIVLDVPALDIARGETLAVIGPSGAGKTTLLRLLQFLERPTEGRIEYAGTPAVFPMPIEISRTVTTVFQRSVMLDRSVRDNVVFGRRLRGSRAFADVDALIERLALQHLAKAPARSLSGGEMQRVALARAIATGADVLLLDEPAANLDPRNVAIVEAMIKELQGRGTTLVLVTHNTHEARRLASRTLVLLDGQVIEVGPTATVFDSPADPRTRGFLRGDFIY, encoded by the coding sequence ATGAGCGGCACCGGACCGGCTTACCGCATCACCGATCTGCGCCATCGCTATGGCAGTCGCATCGTGCTGGACGTGCCAGCGCTCGACATCGCGCGTGGCGAGACGCTGGCCGTCATCGGCCCGAGTGGCGCGGGAAAAACGACGCTGCTGCGCCTGTTGCAATTTCTCGAACGGCCGACGGAGGGCAGGATTGAGTACGCGGGAACGCCGGCCGTTTTTCCGATGCCAATCGAGATCAGCCGAACTGTCACCACGGTGTTTCAGCGGTCGGTCATGCTGGACCGATCGGTCCGCGACAATGTCGTGTTCGGACGCCGTCTCCGCGGCAGCCGAGCATTCGCCGATGTCGACGCCCTGATCGAGCGGTTGGCGCTGCAGCACCTGGCGAAGGCGCCCGCCCGGTCGCTCTCGGGCGGCGAGATGCAGCGCGTCGCGCTCGCCCGCGCCATTGCCACCGGGGCCGACGTGCTGCTGCTCGACGAACCGGCGGCAAACCTGGATCCCCGCAATGTCGCCATCGTGGAAGCGATGATCAAGGAACTCCAGGGACGGGGCACGACGCTGGTGCTCGTCACGCACAACACGCACGAAGCCCGCCGCCTGGCGTCGCGGACGCTGGTCCTGCTCGATGGCCAAGTGATCGAGGTGGGGCCAACCGCCACGGTCTTCGACTCGCCGGCCGACCCCCGCACCCGAGGCTTCCTGCGCGGCGACTTCATCTACTGA
- a CDS encoding NPCBM/NEW2 domain-containing protein: MTSSKIIVVAALALGLGGALVAERVEMQDPASLTLIDAANAIWIDSLDLSRASIRRPRAPRPPAQPQRGQAQPGQPATPPPAPAPAPPPTPPAPLVLSLGGVTYAHGLPLNVNTDLAIDLKGQARRFVSMVGIDDTAKSGPGSVTFDVWVDGKHVGDSGLMKAADAPRPISIDLAGAQRLVLSVHDGGDGPQGDTVVWGGAMILPVQKATSKPEVVTPPVEAPPPMASSRTAEPRINHPRITGATPGRPFQFMIPASGEGPLTFAAKNLPAGLTLDSKTGVIRGALRREGRTAVTVTVTGPKGRTTGAITIVGGKDALALTPPLGWNSWNVWGGRVDDAKVRAAAVGMVRSGLAAQGYTYINIDDAWEGPRTATGEITANEKFPDMKALTGYVHGLGLKIGIYSSPGPRTCQQRYDGSFQHEAQDARTWSKWGFDYIKYDWCSYEGDRNNLADLKKPYVLMRGILDTLDRDFVYSLCQYGWGNVWEWGDEVGGNLWRVTGDITDTWPSMSGIGFEQTGHEKYAGPGHWNDTDMLVVGMVGWGRTDTARPTQLTPNEQITHISLWSLQAAPLLIGADMSRIDEFTVNLLGNPEVLAVNQDVLGKAAGRLAGDGRYDVWAKPLSDGTMAVGLFNRGPEPTTVAVKLSALGLSGSQPVRDLWLHRDLGSATDQFSATVPRHGAVLIKIGRPR; encoded by the coding sequence ATGACCTCATCAAAGATCATCGTCGTCGCGGCGCTGGCGCTCGGACTGGGCGGCGCGCTCGTCGCTGAGCGCGTCGAGATGCAGGACCCGGCATCGCTCACCCTCATCGACGCGGCCAATGCCATCTGGATCGACAGCCTCGATCTGAGTCGGGCCTCAATCCGCCGCCCGCGTGCTCCGCGCCCGCCGGCTCAGCCGCAACGCGGACAGGCCCAGCCCGGACAACCGGCCACGCCGCCGCCAGCGCCTGCTCCAGCGCCTCCCCCAACGCCTCCCGCGCCGCTCGTTCTCTCGCTCGGTGGCGTGACGTACGCGCACGGCTTGCCCCTCAACGTCAACACAGACCTCGCGATCGATCTGAAGGGCCAGGCCAGACGGTTCGTTTCGATGGTCGGTATCGACGACACGGCGAAAAGCGGCCCCGGCAGCGTCACGTTCGACGTCTGGGTCGACGGCAAGCATGTGGGCGACTCCGGCCTGATGAAGGCCGCCGACGCGCCCCGGCCGATCTCGATTGATCTCGCCGGCGCCCAACGCCTCGTCCTCTCCGTGCATGACGGCGGCGACGGCCCTCAGGGTGACACGGTGGTCTGGGGCGGTGCGATGATCCTGCCGGTCCAGAAGGCCACGTCAAAGCCCGAGGTCGTGACACCGCCAGTTGAGGCGCCGCCGCCGATGGCATCGAGCCGGACTGCCGAGCCGCGCATCAACCATCCCCGCATCACCGGCGCCACGCCCGGGCGCCCCTTCCAATTCATGATTCCCGCGTCGGGCGAGGGGCCGCTGACCTTCGCGGCGAAGAACCTGCCGGCCGGGCTCACGCTCGACTCGAAGACGGGCGTCATCCGCGGGGCGCTCAGGCGCGAGGGCCGGACGGCCGTCACTGTCACGGTCACCGGACCCAAAGGCCGGACCACCGGCGCCATCACGATTGTCGGCGGCAAGGATGCGCTGGCGCTCACGCCTCCGCTCGGGTGGAACTCGTGGAATGTATGGGGCGGCCGCGTGGATGATGCGAAAGTGCGCGCGGCGGCTGTCGGCATGGTCAGAAGCGGTCTGGCGGCCCAGGGCTATACGTACATCAACATCGACGATGCGTGGGAAGGGCCGCGCACGGCGACAGGCGAGATCACCGCGAACGAGAAGTTCCCCGACATGAAGGCGCTCACCGGCTACGTCCACGGGCTCGGCCTCAAAATCGGGATCTACTCGTCGCCAGGGCCGCGCACGTGCCAGCAGCGGTACGACGGCAGCTTCCAGCACGAGGCGCAGGACGCGCGCACGTGGTCGAAGTGGGGCTTCGACTACATCAAGTACGACTGGTGCTCCTACGAGGGCGATCGCAACAACCTCGCGGATCTGAAGAAGCCATACGTGCTGATGCGCGGCATCCTCGACACGCTCGATCGCGACTTCGTTTACAGTCTCTGCCAGTACGGCTGGGGCAACGTCTGGGAGTGGGGCGACGAGGTCGGCGGCAACCTGTGGCGGGTGACCGGCGACATCACCGACACATGGCCGTCGATGTCTGGCATCGGCTTCGAGCAAACCGGTCACGAGAAGTACGCGGGCCCCGGCCATTGGAACGACACCGACATGCTCGTCGTCGGCATGGTGGGCTGGGGGCGGACCGATACGGCAAGGCCGACACAGTTGACGCCAAACGAGCAGATCACCCACATCTCGTTGTGGAGCCTGCAGGCGGCGCCGCTTCTGATTGGCGCCGACATGTCGCGGATTGACGAGTTCACCGTCAACCTGCTCGGCAACCCGGAAGTGCTGGCCGTCAATCAGGACGTGCTCGGCAAGGCGGCAGGTCGTCTCGCAGGCGACGGTCGGTACGACGTCTGGGCGAAACCGCTTTCGGATGGCACGATGGCCGTGGGCCTGTTTAACCGCGGCCCCGAACCGACCACGGTGGCTGTGAAGCTCTCGGCGCTGGGCCTGTCGGGCAGCCAACCGGTTCGCGATTTGTGGCTCCACCGGGATCTCGGCAGCGCCACCGATCAGTTTTCGGCGACGGTGCCTCGCCACGGCGCGGTGCTGATCAAGATTGGCCGGCCCAGATAA
- a CDS encoding Lrp/AsnC ligand binding domain-containing protein, translating to MKHAIDDLDRSILRALVKDARKPFLEIARALDVSGGAIHQRVSRLREAGVIKGSRAVLDYAGLGLGVSAFVGITLTKAGLSAQTQERLKAIPEIVEVHYTTGTYSLLAKVMTRGIPELYAFLSERLQSIKEIQSTETFVILQTSVERDPAI from the coding sequence GTGAAACATGCCATCGATGATCTTGACCGTTCCATCCTGCGCGCCTTGGTGAAGGATGCCCGCAAACCGTTCCTCGAAATTGCGCGCGCATTGGACGTCTCGGGCGGCGCCATTCACCAGCGTGTCAGCAGACTTCGGGAGGCGGGCGTCATCAAGGGTTCGAGGGCGGTGTTGGATTATGCGGGGCTGGGACTTGGCGTCTCGGCCTTCGTTGGCATCACGCTGACCAAGGCGGGCCTGAGCGCGCAGACCCAGGAACGGCTCAAGGCGATTCCAGAAATCGTGGAGGTGCACTACACGACGGGAACCTACAGCCTCCTGGCGAAGGTCATGACTCGGGGGATCCCCGAGCTCTATGCGTTTCTCTCGGAGCGCCTGCAGAGTATCAAGGAGATCCAGTCGACCGAGACCTTCGTCATCCTGCAGACCTCGGTCGAGAGGGATCCGGCCATTTGA
- a CDS encoding nucleoside 2-deoxyribosyltransferase, whose translation MRIYLACTVRGDRGAVAAARHIHDRLVHLGHEVLTSHLLRDDVEAVESRVTAEHVFTRDVEWLDAADILVAEASGSSFGVGFEVGYILGRAAQSGQCAYVLYHADRQGAISRMISGLSHRHATSLAYSTLADIDAFLDAHLAPTRK comes from the coding sequence ATGCGTATCTACCTGGCGTGTACTGTTCGGGGAGACCGCGGAGCGGTTGCGGCGGCGCGTCACATTCACGATCGGCTCGTGCATCTCGGGCACGAGGTGCTGACGTCGCACCTGCTTCGAGACGATGTTGAGGCGGTCGAAAGCCGTGTGACCGCCGAGCACGTGTTCACGCGGGATGTCGAGTGGCTCGACGCCGCCGACATCCTTGTGGCCGAGGCGTCGGGCTCCAGCTTCGGTGTGGGATTCGAGGTCGGCTACATTCTCGGCCGTGCGGCGCAGTCGGGCCAGTGCGCCTACGTGCTCTATCACGCCGACCGGCAGGGCGCGATCTCACGCATGATCAGCGGACTTTCTCACCGGCACGCCACGTCGCTGGCTTACAGCACGCTTGCCGACATCGACGCGTTCCTCGACGCGCATCTCGCGCCGACAAGAAAATAG